Proteins from one Lacrimispora sphenoides genomic window:
- a CDS encoding branched-chain amino acid ABC transporter permease codes for MTFSLFFQSLINGLNQGAIYALIALGYTMVYGIIRMINFAHGDFIMIGSYTLFYTIPFMIHAGMPAWISVFLAVVICAAVGVMVEVIAYKPVRRAGSMSALITALAMSLFLENLAMVLFGAKPHNVQKIFDLPSVNVLGVVLPLNVILTIGIGVVMMAGLQIFIKNTKMGKAMRAVPQDRDASILAGINVNKVITMTFAIGSALAAVAALMYCTKYPRVTNDMGSMMGLKAFIAAVLGGIGVIPGAMLGGILVGLIEIYVKLFAPGWYEAITYAILIVILLVKPSGILGKNVGEKV; via the coding sequence ATGACATTTTCATTATTCTTTCAAAGCCTGATAAACGGACTGAACCAGGGCGCTATCTATGCTTTGATTGCACTTGGTTATACCATGGTATATGGAATCATCCGAATGATTAACTTTGCTCATGGCGATTTTATCATGATTGGATCCTATACCTTATTTTATACCATTCCTTTCATGATCCATGCGGGAATGCCTGCATGGATTTCCGTCTTCCTTGCCGTGGTCATATGCGCTGCGGTGGGAGTCATGGTTGAGGTGATAGCCTATAAGCCGGTCCGCAGGGCCGGCTCCATGTCAGCTCTTATTACAGCACTTGCCATGAGTCTGTTTCTTGAAAATCTGGCCATGGTCCTCTTTGGTGCAAAGCCCCATAATGTCCAGAAGATATTTGATTTACCCTCTGTAAATGTGCTTGGAGTGGTCCTTCCTCTGAATGTTATCCTGACCATCGGCATCGGGGTGGTCATGATGGCGGGCCTTCAGATATTTATAAAGAACACCAAGATGGGGAAAGCCATGCGGGCAGTTCCCCAGGATCGGGATGCCTCCATTCTTGCGGGAATCAATGTCAACAAGGTGATCACCATGACCTTTGCCATCGGCTCCGCGCTGGCAGCAGTTGCAGCTCTTATGTATTGTACCAAATATCCACGCGTCACCAATGATATGGGTTCCATGATGGGACTTAAGGCCTTTATTGCTGCTGTCCTCGGAGGAATCGGTGTCATTCCCGGAGCCATGCTTGGAGGAATTCTAGTTGGCCTCATTGAGATTTATGTAAAGCTATTTGCACCGGGCTGGTATGAAGCGATTACCTATGCCATTCTGATTGTGATTCTTCTGGTGAAGCCGTCCGGCATTCTTGGTAAGAATGTGGGCGAGAAAGTTTAA
- a CDS encoding collagen-like protein, whose protein sequence is MNDNQCCKCRCSCGHTGPRCCPGPTGPTGPTGPTGPTGPRGLQGPTGPTGPTGPTGPRGLQGPQGPTGPTGPTGPTGPRGLQGPQGPTGPTGPTGPTGPTGPRGLQGPQGPTGPTGLTGATGPTGPTGLTGATGPTGPTGATGPTGPIGATGPTGLTGATGPTGPTGPTGPTGPTGPTGLTGATGPTGPIGATGPTGLTGATGPTGPTGPTGPTGATGPTGLTGPTGLTGATGPTGPTGLTGATGPTGPTGLTGPTGPTGPTGLTGATGPTGPTGLTGATGPTGPTGLTGPTGPTGPTGLTGATGPTGPTGPTGPTGPILQPFVNANIIQQTVPGMRGIVTFGATTAVGIDFINSNTFVITRAGLYALVCSLNFAVGTPANTYFWVLLNNNPTEGVAPVSNAGTVGEITISRVNFYNVGDIVQIASGNIGTSTTLEESPGVTGSAGHLIFYRFADGAQ, encoded by the coding sequence ATGAATGATAATCAATGCTGTAAATGTCGTTGTTCTTGTGGGCATACCGGACCTAGATGTTGTCCAGGACCGACAGGACCTACTGGACCGACAGGACCTACTGGGCCTACTGGGCCTAGGGGCTTACAAGGACCTACTGGACCCACTGGACCTACTGGACCTACTGGACCTAGAGGCTTACAAGGACCACAAGGACCTACTGGACCCACTGGACCTACAGGACCTACTGGACCTAGAGGCTTACAAGGACCACAAGGACCCACTGGACCTACTGGGCCTACTGGGCCTACTGGACCTACTGGACCTAGAGGCTTACAGGGACCACAAGGACCTACTGGACCTACCGGACTTACCGGTGCGACCGGGCCTACTGGACCTACTGGACTTACCGGCGCGACCGGACCTACCGGACCTACCGGTGCGACTGGACCTACCGGACCTATCGGTGCGACCGGGCCTACCGGACTTACTGGTGCGACCGGGCCTACCGGACCTACTGGACCTACTGGGCCTACCGGGCCTACCGGACCTACCGGACTCACCGGTGCGACCGGGCCGACTGGACCTATCGGTGCGACCGGGCCTACCGGACTTACTGGTGCGACCGGACCTACTGGGCCTACTGGGCCTACCGGACCTACCGGTGCGACCGGGCCGACTGGACTTACCGGACCTACCGGACTTACCGGTGCGACCGGACCGACTGGACCTACTGGACTTACTGGTGCGACCGGACCGACTGGACCTACTGGACTTACTGGTCCGACCGGGCCTACCGGACCTACTGGACTTACTGGTGCAACCGGGCCTACTGGACCGACCGGACTTACCGGTGCGACCGGACCGACTGGACCTACTGGACTTACTGGTCCGACCGGGCCTACCGGACCTACTGGACTTACTGGTGCGACCGGGCCTACTGGGCCTACTGGGCCTACCGGACCCACCGGACCCATTTTACAGCCATTTGTAAATGCGAATATAATCCAGCAAACAGTACCTGGTATGCGGGGAATTGTTACATTTGGAGCCACTACAGCAGTGGGAATTGATTTTATTAATAGCAATACGTTTGTCATTACAAGAGCTGGCCTTTATGCATTGGTGTGCTCGTTGAATTTTGCAGTAGGAACGCCGGCAAATACCTATTTTTGGGTATTACTAAATAATAACCCGACGGAGGGTGTTGCACCGGTTTCAAACGCGGGCACCGTAGGGGAGATAACGATTTCAAGAGTCAACTTCTATAATGTTGGCGATATCGTCCAGATAGCATCTGGCAACATCGGAACGAGCACGACCCTGGAAGAATCACCTGGAGTTACAGGCAGCGCCGGCCACTTAATTTTCTATCGGTTTGCGGATGGAGCACAGTAA
- a CDS encoding ABC transporter substrate-binding protein: MKKRLLPVTLITAMTAAFLAGCGSSAQQSAAGGSTAAAGSTSSQEAASAPEGEDGKTIKIGVYGPVTGGSAVYGEGAQNAIAMAVEEINYGDSGYKVEIVNGGKIVDDGGDAKQAINAYNSLMKEGPSAIVGSFFSSVTLPVAEQASKDNMLLLATGATNKDVTLKGSTIFRNCFIDPYQGKMAAQFAKEKGWTKAAVIYAKDDDYSNGLKDAFIENAEANGIEVVYVGECTTKDTDFSSQTSQVVAKGADFLFYPAFLDTVPLLVGAARDAGFDGAVMGGDGWDGTDTAGFEDKFENCYFTNHYSSEDTAPAVVNFVSKYTEKYGTESLNACAALYYDAIYMLVEAAKNSGASDTVSLVNGMTGMTFTGVGGTFTMDENGDPEKSVAINTFEGGKVKWLMTLSPEGTKE, from the coding sequence ATGAAAAAAAGATTATTACCCGTAACTCTTATTACAGCAATGACGGCAGCGTTCCTTGCCGGCTGCGGTTCATCTGCACAGCAGAGTGCTGCAGGAGGCAGTACAGCCGCTGCAGGCTCAACGTCTTCCCAGGAAGCAGCGTCTGCCCCGGAAGGAGAAGACGGGAAAACCATTAAGATCGGCGTGTACGGTCCAGTCACAGGAGGGTCTGCTGTTTATGGGGAAGGCGCACAGAACGCCATTGCCATGGCAGTTGAAGAAATCAACTACGGAGATTCCGGTTATAAGGTTGAAATTGTAAATGGCGGAAAAATAGTAGATGACGGCGGTGATGCCAAGCAGGCAATTAATGCTTACAACAGTCTGATGAAAGAAGGCCCCAGTGCTATCGTGGGAAGCTTTTTTTCCTCCGTTACTCTTCCCGTTGCCGAACAGGCTTCCAAAGATAATATGCTCCTTCTTGCAACAGGAGCTACCAATAAAGATGTAACTTTAAAAGGCTCCACCATTTTCAGGAATTGTTTTATTGACCCGTATCAGGGCAAAATGGCTGCCCAGTTTGCGAAGGAAAAAGGCTGGACCAAAGCCGCCGTTATTTATGCCAAGGATGATGATTATTCCAACGGCTTAAAAGATGCATTTATAGAGAATGCCGAGGCAAACGGAATTGAAGTGGTATATGTGGGAGAATGCACCACAAAGGATACAGACTTTTCGTCCCAGACCTCCCAGGTAGTGGCAAAAGGAGCAGATTTTCTGTTTTATCCCGCATTCCTTGATACGGTTCCACTTTTGGTAGGTGCGGCAAGGGATGCAGGCTTTGACGGAGCCGTTATGGGCGGTGATGGCTGGGATGGAACTGATACGGCAGGTTTTGAAGATAAATTTGAAAACTGCTATTTTACCAACCACTATTCTTCCGAAGATACCGCTCCGGCTGTAGTCAATTTTGTATCCAAATATACGGAAAAGTACGGTACGGAAAGCTTAAATGCCTGTGCGGCTCTTTACTATGATGCTATTTACATGCTGGTGGAAGCTGCCAAAAACAGCGGTGCATCTGATACAGTTTCCCTGGTAAATGGGATGACAGGAATGACTTTTACAGGAGTAGGAGGAACCTTTACCATGGATGAAAATGGTGATCCGGAGAAATCCGTAGCGATCAATACTTTTGAAGGCGGTAAGGTGAAATGGCTTATGACTCTTTCACCGGAAGGAACAAAAGAATAG